Below is a window of Nicotiana tabacum cultivar K326 chromosome 19, ASM71507v2, whole genome shotgun sequence DNA.
GTTGTTGATCTTtgtctttctctctctctctctctccttttaAAGTTGATCCCATACGTGGTCGTTTGGTTGGACTGTTGGAAGGATTGGAGAAATAATCCCATCATACTATGTTTGGTTAGAgggattaaaaaaatatttcctgCATAACTTATGCATCTTTTGGTTGGTCGTATGAAAATAAAGTCTGTATAAGTTTGTGCAGCGTTTTGTTGATTTGTTAAATAATACATGCATCAAGTTATGCGGGaatctatatattattttatgcagGATAGAATTTGAAATAAGAATACGTGTATTTGCAATACGGACGTTAAAGTATTTAAAGACAACAATGCCCTTAAAGTAAGTAATCCCTGCATAACAATCCCTTCATTATTAACAATTCCTGCATTATTAATCAAACAATCCCGTCACTAATATCCCCTACATAAACAATTCTTACATTATAATCCATGGATAACTAGCATGTGAACCAAACAACCCTACAAAAGCATGCTGTACCTGTAAATTAGGTTATTACCTGAGCCCTTACAATGCCATAATGTGTTGTTGGATTGTCTTAATATAACACTGAAAGGTCCTTTTCCAAAACATTATTTCAATGGAAATTTTTCAAAGCTTTTACAACATTGTAAAGGTCCGTAATGTATTGACGTGTTGTCTTAATACAAGTATACACCATAGGAAATGTGTTACCCCAAAACACGAGTTTAAAGAGGAGAAGAAGCATGAGACTGAACCACACCTCTATTCTATGCAGTTACACCATTTTGGTATATATTGAGGAAAATTATCCCAGAATTGTGTAAAACTGGGAGATTACCATTCACACCCTTAAAATGTATAGCTCCCGATATGACTACAAAtgcatttatttcttttcttacttGTACAGGCTCGAAAGGATGTATCTACTGTTGAGGATCCCTTTGATGCTCCTACCTACAATATCCCAGAGAAGCCTGTGACGTTTACTGAGGGAGCTTCTTATAGTCTTGTCATTCTTGCGGGACTTGCAGTTGCTGCTGGTGCAGCATATGGAGTTTTTAAGGAACTCATTTTTCAGCCGAAAGAGTAAGGGTTGCATTTAGGCTCTCTAAGTAGGTTGACATAAACCTTGAATTCTTCTTGTTTTCGATCTtgcttaaattaattttcttttgtaggtaCAAAATTTTTGATAAAGCTCTCAAGAGGATTCAAAATGATGGTCAAGTATGTGTCTTGCCCCTATAATCCTTGCCGTGAATTTACTACCTATAATTTTGGGATTGAGTTGTAGACTGGATGACAGCTGCGAGGCAAATATCTTATTTCCTAAGTACCAACTGGGGCAGTCTTTACTGGCTTGCTGGGTTATATAGAGTTCATACTTCATAGCACTGAGTCTGACCAATCAGTTTGTGTATTTTGATTCTGGTTGTACTTGAACTGATTAGTTGCATGTGTTTGCTATTATTTGCACCAGGTTAGTGTAAGAATTGGATCCCCTGTAACAGGCTATGGATCAGAAAGTAGAAACCGTGCTGCACGCCAACGCATCCCCAATAGGATATGGACTGACGAAGACGGAGTTGAGCATGTTGAGGTGGCTATTTTCTTTCTGATAATCCCTATCCTATTGATACTTTCACTTCCCGAGCTCAAGCTTGCAGATATTGAATGTTTATTTAGTGTTACTTCTACTTTCTCCAATATATATTTAGGTTGGTGTGATTAAACTGAGTGTAGGTCAATTTTTATATCCGCGGACCACATGGAGCTGGCAAGGTTTATACTGAGATGTTTCAGGACAAGGTGGATAAGCAGTGGAAGTTCACATACTTGATTGTTGAGATCAAATCACCCTCCCCAGCGCAATTGATGCTCGAGTCGTATGTACCTGCCTGAATATCCACAATGAATAAATGCTGTGCCAGTCTTGTCATGAACGCCTAGATGCAGTTGATAATGCtccaaattcttttcaacttGCGTGAGAGCTCCCAAGATGACAGTTCTGATTTCAAGTTCTTTTTGGTTGAGACGTGGATTCTGATAATAGTTAGCACTGCTAAGAAAATGTTAGAAAGTCTACTTTTTGTGCTTCATAAGAAAGTTGCAAGAAAAGCTATTATATCCTTTCCCATGGAAGACTTTCTTGCAGTTCAAATCCGAAGAAATTTTGAAATGATAGTGATTTtgtttttttgtcatttttaccGTCTCCCTCAACTGTAAGTTTccattttctttttactttatatttctacAGTTTTCTCAAGAAAATCATTTTCTAGCAGTTTTTTCTTATCCAAATGTGAGGCTAATAGAACAGATTAGAACTAGAAGCTTCACTTTGGATTTCGTAGCCAAATACTATCCCTCCCCTCCTCTTTCCAGAAAGAAAGAGAGGTTTTGGCACCAAATTCTTGtaaattattttagaaatataagaAGACTGTTCAAATCATTCTGGCTTAGATCAAGTTACAAAGCGCAAACCCCTAAAACTAGAATTAGTGAATACTACGTTGTTAACCAATAATAAATAGAAATGTCATATgcgtgtatgtatgtatattgaGAGACAGAGAtttgaatatttttattttttagagataAAGCAGACCAGGCTTAATGACTAACTAATATGTAGGGTTATTTGTAGTAGAGAAAAAAATGCAACTGAAACCTAATGAATCTTGAGTGGCTTAATTAGTTTATACCCACTTTGCCTCAATCCTCCACATAACATCTGCTTAAAATTCGACTCTTTTaagttaaaaaggaaagaaaaggtaCCAATGAGTAGCCAGCTCCTACTTCCTTTTACATGTAACAGAAACTAATATGATCCAACATGGACTGTATAGTTGGAAAAACTTATCTGGACTTAATGCCTTAATTGTCACATTTAACTGATAAATTGAAGAATACATATAAGAAAACACATGTCATGCACTTATTATTTCGGTACATGCACTGTGATAGTGGTTGGTACGTAGTTTCCACTTTCCACGATAGCGCTATTTCTTAGTCCCATCCAACATGAAAACGCTTTAGCTGAATGGAAAGAGGAAAATGCTGCAGTTAGAACTTTAAAGCTGCCATTCCAGCAAATGTGTCACTCGGGTTAAGATTGAACAGCTGCCAGCCTCAAATGCTACAATCGTTAACCGAGGGGGTACCCCTTGTCAGCTAAGTGCTCCCTTGGGAATGATTTTAGCAAGAAACTACGCAAAGATGGATAATCTTCCTTCGTCAACATTCTATAGGCTACTGATTCACGAAAATGCTCAAAATACTTAGTCATCCTGTGCCCTTCGTGTTAAGCCAAGTCCTGTTCTTATACTTGCCCCAACAGCCTTCATGTCTTCCACCTACATATTTTGCAACCAATTAGGGCGCACAATTTCAAAActgaaaacaacaacaataaacctagtgtaatcccacaagtggatcTGGAGAGGATagagtgtatgcagaccttacccctatcctatGAGGGTAGAGGCTGTTTCAAAACTGAAAACGAAGGGGATATATTAATAACTACTGACTTTAACAAAATAAATCAGAcacatcatattttgctcatgaTAAGCAAATAGATACATCGTGTTCTAACTACAGATCATGCTTTTAGTACTGGAACCTACAGGACGAAATTAATCATTGGGCTATTACACGAATACCTTGCCACTAGTTTGAAAGATTACATTCAACAGCTTTGTACTACGGATGAAATTAAAAGGTTTAATTTTACAGCTGAACTAGACTTAATCTTCTTCGTGTAGGACTCCATCCATGTGTAAGCATTTTCTCTCCGTCTTCCTACGCTAAAAGTCATGTTACAAGGTCTGCCAACGAGCTTCATGTGGACAAACACATCCGCCAAGTTACTAACACTTAATactaataaaaaaacaaaagggTTCTGATTTTATGATTTTGCTGATCTAATGGAAACTAGAAGAAAGGATCATTTTCTCTGATTATATGACCTATCAAAAAGCATAGAGaactaaaacaaaacaaaatttgtgATGCAAAATTCCACACAATTTCGCTGTGCATGCAACAGCAcagttaaaaaaatataaataaaacaatgtttcgtgaCACACGATTCCAAATATCATATGACCCCACATGAATGAAGCGAGATAATAGTGTAAGCAAAACAAGGTCAAAAGATATAATCTACATGTAACTTGTCAACAGCGAAGTACTTCCCATGGTGAACATGTCCAATTTGTAACATGCTAAAAGCATCAACTTCTTTTTTGATAAGTAATTAAGGATTTTATAAATTTATGCACTAAGCCAGTACATCATGCATAATTACAGGTTGTGCAAACCCTCTATTGGGGCTAAAAGCATCAACTTATTTCTACTTTCTAAGACCACCAccaatagcagcagcaacaacaaacccCAATCTAAAGCAAATCATTATATCCAATAATGTTACTCAACCATCCTTCTAACTGGTGCTTCAATTCATAGGCAGACAATAGACCTCTCGCTATTTCCATCTCGTGGCAGACCAGTTACCGTATCATTTAATCCATATTGGCACTTAGTAATGCTCAGGTAGAATGAAAAAGACGTAAGAAATGAAATTGAGGCAAGTTTCCTAACAAAAGTAGACCTGCTTAGTTCACACCAATAGGCTGAATCAATCTACCATAAGAGCAAGCAAAACATATGCAGCAAACAGTTAAACTATCACCAACTTGAGCATGATATATCTACATGAAATTGGATGTTACGCAGAGCTTTTCTCCCTATTACTTCTATAAGCAGAAAGAATTCCCGCACTGGAACAGAGTCGTGCGATGTCAACCAAGCACAAGAAAAGGCAGCTATCACGATCTATTCCCTGTGTGCAATACATTTCATACTTGTAATTGGAGATGTTCTTAATGCCTTATTGATAAACCTTAGGGCACAAAAACCTTATCAAGCATTTCAAATAATTGAAAGTCAGACCCTAATTTCGCAAAAAAGTTTGATTTCTTACTACTGGATGTTCTATATTCTATAGTTTTCAACTTCAAAATGAAAAACTCCAGAAGTATTGATTCTTCACCTAGACATATGTATAAAGGAAAATCATCTAACATCAAACATAAAGGAAACCCAGATAGCTGCTCATAGCTCAGAAGTTAACTGATATACAGGAAAATGCACAATAATATCATAGTAAATCTCAAATTTCTTCTTCACTCTTCTTTTTCCGTCACAAAAACGATTATATTTACACTCAGCATCTACATCCCTGCTTAAATCAAGTAAGTCTGAATACCATATGATCAATATAAGATCCCATTAGAATGAACTGGTTATTTCAAATTCAGAAGCTTAATCTGCATGTCTTAGGATGCACATGAGAACATAATTACACTCATGTAACACTTCATTTCAACCCATATGAGTACTCTCTTCATCCCAATTTATCCCATGCTCTTTCCTTTTCAAAAATGTCCTGCAGTTTTTTACACTATTCCATTTCAATACAACTTTCCAGAATTAAAATTCATTAAACTATTCGGATTCTATAATGTCAGGTCTTTAACTCCATGCTGTCACATAACGTAGAACAAAAGGGAGATCTTTTTCAAATGGCACTCaaaaatttatcaattaaatccaAAGTGACTCCACACAAAATAGTCTGTCTAATTTAGTCAACGAAAAGTCCTACGATATGCTAATAAGTGACAAAATATCTTTAGTGTAACAAAGAGGTAAGAGAGAATTTACGGAGTGGATGCCGGAGGCTTGAAGAGAGGCGACGGAGGCGGAGGCGATGGCGCCGACGAAAAGCGAGGCGACGCCGAAGGCTTTAAGCGGCATCAATCGACATTCACCGGCGTAACCTTTTCTAAAAGCGTGAATTCCCCATACTAACTGCCCTGTGCTCGCGGCGGCCCACCACCGGTGATGGGCCGTGCCGCCACCAGAGTTGCTGACTTCGTTTTGGTTCATTTCCGCTTCAGCGTGTCGGATCGCCGGCGTCTTTGTAAGGAGCTAACAGTTGATTTTGGGCTTGTTTTGTGGGCTTTTCATATTAGGCTCTTTTGTTGCAGAAAGTGGCAGAAATAGGACACTGTTGTCTTTAAATTTTGACCTTTAGGACCAGCAAACGTTTAAAGTCAAAAGTAAAAGTCAAAAAGTTTTGTTCATATGGCAAAATTGTTAAAAACTTAAAGTATTGCCCATTGATCACAGGTAACCTGTCCCAAAGTTAAAAGTTCAACATCAGCTCATCATTGACCTCAGAACATAATTATAGCCAATGggtttaaaaaaggaaaaagttaaaAAAGTTGTAGCCGGTGGAAATAAAACCAATAATCTTATAAAGATTTTGAAAAAACTTGACCATTAAGCTATGCTTTTAAACTGTATCAAAagaattcaaaatataatatatacagATAAACAACAGATTTCGGCAAAGGAATTTGGGTGAACATCCTTCCACCCCTAAATCCGTCCCCTGATTGACCCCTTTTGTTGGTGACTGATTTACAAGACCTTTTGATCCCGTTTCAAATTTAAAAAGTTTTGCGCATTTTGCAAAGCAAGCAGGGTCAAAAGCTTAAGACCATTAATTCACAATCCCATTGTTTCCTGTTTGTTGGTCTATCATAGAAACAACATTTGTGCCAATTTAAACTTGCatatcattttctttttctcactaaaaatattttgtaaaaattgcacggcgcgtcctatttggtcgccccttttAAACTTATACCCGTTTTATTTTTCCGTTTGCATCCATAcccatttttttgttaaaaatattttaaaaagatgattttacccttctttaataaaagactattgacaaacTACATgacaaaaatttaagcatgtttaggctgaagttttagcaaataaactaaaaaattcAGCTTGTTTAGACGGAAGTTTCAGATAAAACTCAgaacaaaactgtagactgcgttacaaaactttagcatgttttgctatgaaattttagcaaatgaactaaataacttcagcatgcattagcaaaaactctttagaaaattacatactgcaagacaaaaacttaagcatatttagtctgaaattttagcaaatgaactaaaaactttcaacatgtttagtctgaaattttagcaaatgaactaaataacttcagcatgttttgtctgaagttttagcaaatgaactaaataactttagcatgcattagcaaaaactcattagaaaattacatactacaagacaaaaacttaagcatgcttAGTccgaaattttagcaaatgaactaaaaaacttaagcgtttagtctgaagttttagcaaatgaactaaataacttaagcatgtttagtctgaaattttagcaaatgaactaaataacttaaagcatgtttagtctgaaattttagcaaattaactaaataactttagcatgtttagactgaagtttcggataaaattcATGATAAAACTGTCGACTGcaggataaataacttcagcatgcattagtgTGAtcacccaaaaggtcatctttaaatttgattattaattctgtattctaagacctcgaaaagcaatattcatcattcctcgacttgtgtgcgcagtccgtataatttttcggaaagtttttatatgaaaaaatgattaaaatatgaaatagagtcttaaaactcaactgagttgactttggtcaacattttgagcaaacggactcggatcagtattttgacaattccgataggtacgtatcgtgatttgggacttgagcgtatgcccgaaatttaatttggaggtctctagctcaagttatgaccatttaatgaaaactagaaatttaaaggctaaagatttctaagtttgaccacggagttgactttttgatatcggggttggaatccgattttgaaaattttcataggtccgttatgtcatttatgacttgtgtgcaaaatttgaggtcaatcgtatttgatttgataggttccggtgtcgtttgtagaaattggaagtttcaaagtttattaggcttggatctatgtgtgattcgtgtttttagtgttgttggatgtgatttgaggtttcgactaagtccgtatgatattttaggacttgttggtatatttggttgaggtcccgagggcctcgggcgagttccagatggttaacggattgaatttcgGACTTGGAATGATGTTGGAAATTTTCTGATGcttgttctggtttccttcttcgcgtttgcgaagggagtctcgcgttcgcgaagagaaaatttggactggcacattttgtgcttcgcgttcgcgatcgaagcctagcgttcgcgaaggggatATGACCAGAGAGGATTTTTACCTTCGCGAAGGGCAGATCGCGTCGCGAAGGCCAAGCAAggcaaggcatcgcgttcgcgaggttgaAATGTTtggcagcacaaaaatgtgcttcgcgaacgcgagggtactATCGCGTCCGTGAAGAAGAAAAATGtgaaaaacagaacttaagttctagaaatgggATTTCGatccattttccaccattttcgatTTTAAGCTTGGGTAAGACGATTTTGGGCGAGttttatggaaaaatattggagtaagtattccttatcctatattgattatattttatgattccatactcatttatatcatgaatccgtgaatttgtggaagaaaaatcagatttttataaaatcttccaaaaatgtaaaatgaagatttgaaagccaatccgatatcggaattcggtaatttttatatggttgaactcgtatcggaacgggtgttcggatttcgcaaatttttcgggattcgagacgtgggtcccactgttaattttaaaataaatttgggatttttatccgaaaaatttgtaaattcatatggaattaattcctacgatttatattgagaatattgaattgtttatgactagttTTGAGGATTTCGAatacgaattcgcgaggcaaaggtttattggattcttgaaatttggttgcaaagcgaggtaagtgtcatggttaaccttgactttagggaatagaacccttgaattatttgttatgtgagatgcatgtgaatcacgtataggcaaggtgatgagtgtctatacgtagtcaaattaattatttgcataattacttgaaaaatcataaatcgttttaaatcatgaatgaattattatattaattgtttcactcatatttcttgtcaaatattaatttttgaattttttgcaataattgttacatgctcaTTTGACTTATGTATcttaattgctatttgacatttagcatactaaatattaaactgcctattttctccataatttttataattaattgctaattgtcattgtttattcataaaaaattataattattgtgtgcctttatgcttaatagtttctcattggacgtggtatttattggagtaatttttattatatttatgagttgtcaaaaatatattgggggatcgggttgcatgccgcaacgaaaataaaagtaaatatatattgagggatcggattgcacgccgcaacagacttatttaaaagtctatattgggggattggattgcacgccgcaacagacatatttaaaagtctatatttggggattggattgcacgccgcaacagacttatttaaaagtctatatttgggggatcagattgcacttattattattattattattattattattattattattattattattattattattattattattattattattattattattattattattattattattattattattattattattattattattattattattattattattattattattattattattattattattattattattattattattattattattattattattattattattattattattattattattattattattattattattattattattattattattattattattattattattattattattattattattattattattattattattattattattattattattattattattattattattattattattattattattattattattattattattattattattattattattattattattattattattattattattattattattattattattattattattattattattattattattattattattattattattattattattattattattattattattattattattattattattattattattattattattattattattattattattattattattattattattattattattgttattactattattgcgtacaattTAAATGTAattgacccgccttagcctcgtcactacttagtcgaggttaggctcgacacttaccagtacatggggtcggttgtactgatactacactctgcacttcttgtgcagatttcggagttgttcccagcggcgtgccatagacttgctcggatttcagctacccagaggagacttaaggtataactgcacaacgtccgcagttctgaagtccccgtctattttattttagctgtgtgtttgctttcaggcaactttattttattcagccccttatttgtatcattctagaagctcgtgcacttgtgactctagttctgggatggtatttagacatcgctattattatggattatttactacatttcagactttacttccgcatttgtttctttgttattaattaatttaaaattattttaaaatggctaatattattctaacgttggcttgcctagcaagtaaaatgttaggcgccatcacagtcccgaatgtgggaatttcgggtcgtgatagttggtatcagagcactaggttacataggtctcacgagtcacaaacaaacttagtagagtttgaaggatcggtactgagacgtctatacttatctttcaCAGGTTATaaagtttaggaataatatcacttctttcttattctgtcgtgcgattttattctatcatcgataattgaaccattctattcttattctctcgcagatggagagaacacgtaatacatctaccgacggaCAGGGACCATAgtccccggtggcaactatggccaggggtagaggtcgaggccgaagtcgtgctagaggtagaggtagaggtagagctcagtctaaaGCTCGAGCAGTAGCAcatgttgtagaacctcaggtggaccttcaggaggaggttccagttcagactgtACCTTTTGGACTAGTTCAGGCTCCGGAAGGGTTCATAGCTACTCCaatgcttcaggacgctctagtccgtttgataagtctttgtaacgacccgaccggtagttttgagtattacagccatgttcccccatttactgctctgtTTGTTCTTTATATCTGttgtatgacttatcgggttagttagttcgggtccggagagaatttagagtgaaataagacacttagtctcttaaatagaaagtttaagttggaaaagtcgaccggatattgatttatatgtaaacaacctcggattcaaattatgatgattccaatagctccgtatggtgattttggacttaggagcgtgtccggaaaattatttggaggttcgtagtggaattagacttgaaatgacgaaagttaaatttttgggaagcttgaccggggggtgggggtggggggaggggtgacttttttatatcggggtctatatccgattctggaaatttgaatagattcgttacgccaaatgtgacttgtgtgcaaaatatgagatcaattggacatgatttgataggtttcgacgtcgtttgtagaatttggaaatttcgaagttcattaagcttgaatccgtgtgtagttcgtatttttgaagttgtttgaggtgatttgagagttcaactaagttcgtattgggatataagacttgttggtatgtttggttgaggtcctggggacctcgagttgatttcgggtgattaacggacCAAGATTCGAAGTTGAAAAATTGCTGAAgatttgctggttctggtgtgatcgcacttgCGGAAAAGGGCtggcaggtgcgatggtcgcaaaaGTGACAATACACATGCAGAAGCgagggtcttcgcaggtgcggtgcctATTGCACAAAAGCATGACCGCAGGTACGGTCCTAGGCATTGCAGAAGT
It encodes the following:
- the LOC107775889 gene encoding putative mitochondrial import inner membrane translocase subunit TIM21 — its product is MQHVRRSGVSLKTRWWSNVVKSSNKFDSLLEHMPSRSLSNLGISRFSSVAAESAAFNVSAKRELVRSGCARRPVHASCPASKVINEPAGLPVLYRNRRSTQCLMTFRSPFQLVNTASVNPQSSCFARSFASKASGSTQKQSEARKDVSTVEDPFDAPTYNIPEKPVTFTEGASYSLVILAGLAVAAGAAYGVFKELIFQPKEYKIFDKALKRIQNDGQVSVRIGSPVTGYGSESRNRAARQRIPNRIWTDEDGVEHVEVNFYIRGPHGAGKVYTEMFQDKVDKQWKFTYLIVEIKSPSPAQLMLESYVPA